In Cloacibacterium caeni, a single window of DNA contains:
- a CDS encoding SAM-dependent methyltransferase — protein sequence MLFLIPAYLSEESPIDYFAPSIKEYILKTDYFFVENEKTARKVIKFFAPEKKQSDLKLFILDKYSESNDLKEAQKLMKSGQDFGLLSEAGLPCIADPGNLMVKWCHENNIKVIPINGPSSIILALISSGFNGQEFTFHGYLPIDKEQKKKQILFLENQVQKSGYSQIFMETPYRNNQLLEDLIKFLNPNTKLCIAANINHPTEEFIKTLKISDWKNKKPELHKIPAVFVLGK from the coding sequence ATGTTGTTTCTAATCCCAGCTTATTTATCCGAAGAATCTCCGATAGACTATTTTGCGCCATCGATTAAAGAATATATTCTTAAAACCGATTATTTTTTCGTGGAAAACGAAAAAACGGCCAGAAAAGTCATCAAATTTTTTGCACCAGAGAAAAAACAAAGTGATTTAAAGCTTTTTATTTTGGATAAATATTCTGAATCTAATGATTTAAAAGAAGCACAAAAACTCATGAAATCTGGTCAGGATTTCGGATTGCTTTCTGAAGCAGGATTGCCTTGTATTGCAGATCCTGGAAATTTGATGGTGAAATGGTGTCATGAGAATAATATTAAAGTTATTCCAATTAATGGGCCGAGTTCTATCATTTTAGCTTTAATTTCGAGTGGTTTTAATGGTCAAGAATTTACTTTTCACGGATATTTACCAATTGATAAGGAGCAAAAGAAAAAGCAGATTTTGTTTCTAGAAAATCAAGTTCAAAAGTCAGGATATTCTCAGATCTTTATGGAAACACCGTACAGAAATAATCAGCTTTTAGAAGATTTAATTAAATTTCTCAATCCTAATACGAAACTTTGCATCGCTGCAAATATCAATCATCCAACCGAAGAATTTATCAAAACCTTAAAAATCTCTGATTGGAAAAATAAAAAACCGGAACTTCATAAAATTCCGGCGGTATTTGTTTTGGGGAAATAA
- a CDS encoding acyl-CoA thioesterase, which yields MIHTTHTLRVRYGETDPMKYVYYGNYAEYLEVARVELFRSIGISYDEIEKRGIWLPVSEYKIKYLKPAFYDEILEIHTYVRKIPGVKIEFEYEIYNDSKQKITEASTTLFFLDATTNKVSRCPDFLMELIQKNWKE from the coding sequence ATGATACACACAACTCACACATTACGAGTACGTTACGGAGAAACAGATCCTATGAAATATGTCTACTATGGCAACTATGCAGAATACCTAGAAGTTGCTAGAGTTGAGCTGTTTAGAAGCATTGGAATTTCATACGATGAAATCGAAAAACGCGGGATTTGGCTGCCTGTTTCTGAGTATAAAATCAAGTATTTAAAACCTGCTTTTTATGACGAAATTTTAGAAATTCACACTTATGTAAGAAAAATTCCAGGAGTGAAAATAGAATTTGAATATGAAATTTATAATGATTCTAAACAAAAAATCACAGAAGCATCTACTACTCTTTTTTTCTTAGACGCTACAACCAACAAAGTGTCTAGATGTCCTGATTTCTTGATGGAACTCATCCAAAAAAATTGGAAGGAATAA
- the metG gene encoding methionine--tRNA ligase yields MQKRKMITAALPYANGPVHIGHLAGVYIPADVYARFQRRLGSDVAFICGSDEHGIPITIRAKKEGVTPQDIVDKYHAIIKKSFEDLGISFDEYSRTSSENHKKTSQDFFLKMYENGKFTEEISEQYYDEQAGEFLADRYIVGTCPKCGNDGAYGDQCEKCGSTLSPSELINPKSALSGNIPVLKETKNWYLPLNEYEDFLNEWIIEGHKDDWKPNVYGQVKSWLNDGLKPRAMTRDLNWGVQVPLPDAEGKVLYVWFDAPIGYISFTKEWAEKNGKNWKDYWQSNDSDLIHFIGKDNIVFHCIIFPAMMKAHGKYIMPTNVPAFEFLNLENDKISTSRNWAVWAHEYVEEFPGQQDVLRYALISSAPETKDNNFTWKDFQTKNNSELVGIFGNFINRVAVLIHKYYNGVIPAGNENAEELSEISKAAKEINEYLSKYEFRNALSALMNLARFGNQYLQTEEPWKTIKDNPEKAANSLFVGAQIAVGLAQLCEPFMPFSSEKLLKMFNTEKISWQEVEKAKVFVKTGHTINESSLLFSKIEDETIDFQIQKLENTKISNAKTNPKANPMKEEITFDDFTKIDLRTATILEAEKVEKADKLLKLKVDTGVDVRTVVSGIAESFSPEEIIGKQVMILLNLAPRKIRGIESQGMLLLTTKPDGKLSFVTPDETVENGIEIG; encoded by the coding sequence ATGCAGAAGAGAAAAATGATTACCGCTGCATTACCCTATGCAAACGGCCCTGTTCATATCGGTCATTTAGCAGGAGTATATATTCCTGCTGATGTTTACGCACGTTTCCAAAGAAGATTAGGAAGCGATGTTGCTTTTATCTGTGGTTCAGATGAACACGGAATTCCTATTACCATTAGAGCAAAAAAAGAAGGGGTTACCCCTCAAGATATTGTAGATAAATATCACGCAATCATAAAAAAATCTTTTGAAGACTTAGGCATTTCATTTGATGAATATTCTAGAACTTCATCAGAAAATCACAAAAAAACCTCTCAAGATTTTTTCTTGAAAATGTACGAAAACGGAAAATTCACTGAAGAAATCTCAGAACAATATTATGATGAACAAGCTGGCGAATTTTTGGCAGACAGATACATTGTTGGAACTTGCCCAAAATGTGGAAATGATGGAGCTTATGGTGACCAATGCGAAAAATGTGGTTCTACGCTCTCTCCTTCAGAATTAATTAATCCAAAATCTGCATTGAGTGGAAACATTCCTGTACTTAAAGAAACCAAAAACTGGTATTTACCTTTAAATGAATATGAAGATTTCTTAAACGAGTGGATTATTGAAGGACATAAAGACGACTGGAAACCTAATGTTTATGGACAAGTAAAATCTTGGCTCAATGATGGTTTGAAACCTAGAGCAATGACCAGAGATTTAAATTGGGGTGTACAAGTTCCACTTCCTGATGCAGAAGGAAAAGTGCTTTACGTTTGGTTTGATGCGCCGATTGGTTATATTTCTTTCACCAAAGAATGGGCAGAAAAAAATGGTAAAAATTGGAAAGATTATTGGCAATCAAACGATTCAGACTTAATTCACTTTATCGGGAAAGACAATATTGTATTCCACTGTATTATTTTCCCTGCAATGATGAAGGCTCACGGAAAATACATTATGCCAACTAATGTTCCTGCTTTTGAATTTTTAAATCTTGAAAATGACAAGATTTCTACCTCTAGAAATTGGGCAGTTTGGGCGCATGAATATGTAGAAGAATTCCCAGGTCAACAAGATGTTCTTCGTTATGCTTTGATTTCTTCTGCTCCAGAAACTAAGGACAACAATTTTACTTGGAAAGATTTCCAAACCAAAAACAACTCTGAATTGGTAGGGATTTTTGGGAATTTCATCAATAGAGTTGCGGTTCTTATTCACAAATATTATAATGGAGTGATTCCTGCAGGAAATGAAAACGCAGAAGAACTTTCTGAAATTTCTAAAGCTGCAAAAGAAATTAATGAATACCTAAGCAAATATGAATTCAGAAATGCTCTTTCAGCTTTAATGAATTTAGCACGTTTCGGAAATCAATATCTTCAAACCGAAGAACCTTGGAAAACCATCAAAGATAATCCTGAAAAAGCAGCAAACTCATTGTTTGTAGGAGCACAAATTGCAGTTGGTTTAGCACAATTATGTGAACCATTTATGCCTTTTTCTTCGGAAAAATTATTGAAAATGTTTAACACTGAGAAAATTTCTTGGCAAGAAGTGGAAAAAGCTAAAGTTTTCGTAAAAACAGGTCACACAATCAATGAAAGTTCTCTACTTTTCTCAAAAATTGAAGACGAAACCATTGATTTCCAAATTCAAAAATTAGAAAATACCAAAATCTCTAACGCAAAAACCAATCCTAAAGCCAATCCCATGAAAGAAGAAATCACTTTTGACGATTTTACCAAAATAGATTTAAGAACTGCCACTATTTTAGAAGCTGAAAAAGTAGAAAAAGCAGACAAATTATTAAAACTAAAAGTAGATACCGGAGTTGATGTAAGAACCGTAGTTTCGGGGATTGCAGAGAGTTTTTCGCCAGAAGAAATCATTGGGAAACAAGTAATGATTTTATTGAATTTGGCTCCAAGAAAAATCCGTGGAATAGAATCTCAAGGAATGCTTTTATTGACGACAAAACCAGACGGAAAATTGAGTTTTGTAACGCCTGATGAAACCGTAGAAAACGGAATCGAAATAGGCTAA
- the pepE gene encoding dipeptidase PepE, translating to MNVLLASTSSLFGGKYLEYIKEEIAELFSGIVEIIFIPFARPSGISHEEYTQIARDFFEQINIKVKGLHEFEDKIAAVNEAKGFFTGGGNTFLLVKTLHEENLMSVLAENVKSGNPYLGTSAGSNIAGLNMKTTNDMPIVYPPSFDCMGLVPFNINPHYLDPNPNLKHNGETRETRIKEFLTQNEVKVVGLREGNWIRVLGDKITTEGTQLTRIFEKGKEPYELESGSEL from the coding sequence ATGAACGTTTTATTAGCTTCTACCTCTTCACTTTTTGGTGGGAAATATTTAGAATATATCAAAGAAGAAATTGCCGAATTATTCAGCGGAATAGTCGAAATTATCTTTATTCCTTTTGCAAGACCAAGCGGAATTTCACATGAAGAATACACGCAAATTGCAAGAGATTTTTTTGAACAAATCAATATAAAAGTAAAAGGATTACATGAATTCGAGGATAAAATTGCAGCGGTAAACGAAGCAAAAGGCTTTTTTACTGGCGGTGGAAATACTTTTCTCCTCGTGAAAACCTTACACGAAGAAAATCTAATGTCTGTTTTAGCAGAAAATGTAAAATCTGGAAATCCGTATTTAGGAACTTCTGCAGGAAGCAATATCGCAGGCCTTAACATGAAAACTACGAACGATATGCCAATTGTATATCCGCCAAGTTTTGATTGTATGGGATTGGTTCCGTTTAATATCAATCCGCATTATTTAGACCCAAATCCAAATTTGAAACATAATGGAGAAACCAGAGAAACCAGAATTAAAGAATTCCTTACCCAAAATGAGGTAAAAGTAGTAGGTTTAAGAGAAGGAAACTGGATTAGAGTTCTTGGTGATAAAATTACAACAGAAGGAACACAACTGACTAGAATTTTTGAAAAAGGAAAAGAACCATATGAATTGGAGAGTGGGAGTGAGTTGTAG
- a CDS encoding class I SAM-dependent methyltransferase, producing the protein MKDLMGRAIWDYYYQENPEDLQTETSISELDDLPVSYLFRDYQEMNALEKKALDLSFGKVLDVGSGAGSHSLYLQNERKLEVTALDISPKSIEICKARGVKNAICEDLLQFSEKNFDTVLLLMNGTGIFQSLEHIDQYLQKLKSLVAENGQILLDSTDILYMYDQDEDGGVLVPATGFYGELDYYLHYKGESEEPMKWLYLDFNPNHAVEIF; encoded by the coding sequence ATGAAAGACTTAATGGGACGCGCAATTTGGGATTATTATTACCAAGAAAATCCTGAAGATTTACAAACCGAAACTTCTATTTCTGAGTTGGATGATTTGCCAGTTTCTTATCTTTTCAGAGATTATCAAGAAATGAATGCTTTAGAAAAAAAAGCATTGGATTTGTCTTTTGGTAAGGTTCTAGATGTAGGTTCTGGAGCGGGTTCACATAGCCTTTATCTGCAAAATGAAAGAAAATTAGAAGTAACAGCACTAGATATTTCTCCGAAATCTATTGAAATTTGTAAAGCAAGAGGTGTAAAAAATGCCATATGCGAAGATTTGCTTCAATTTTCTGAAAAGAATTTTGATACCGTTTTGCTTTTGATGAATGGAACTGGAATTTTTCAAAGTTTAGAACACATTGACCAATACTTGCAAAAACTGAAAAGTTTAGTTGCTGAAAACGGACAAATTCTCTTAGATAGTACAGATATTTTGTATATGTATGACCAAGATGAAGATGGTGGAGTTCTGGTTCCTGCAACAGGTTTTTACGGAGAATTAGATTATTATTTGCATTACAAAGGAGAATCTGAAGAACCTATGAAATGGTTGTATTTAGATTTTAACCCAAATCACGCAGTTGAAATTTTTTGA
- the dnaA gene encoding chromosomal replication initiator protein DnaA, whose amino-acid sequence MDQNLGLIWERCLKFMRDNLSASEHEDVKKLEHSFDLLFDRVQPVSLINHNLTLLVPSDFYKEYIEENYLSLLSAALKKNIGKGVKLWYSVMENKPQGLEKPATQNYKGISVQAPKVQEVLPTTVSKSLVNPFVVPGIKKVNIDANLNPNLSFDNFVEGESNKFAYTVAKTIAKRPGATSFNPLFIHGGVGVGKTHLAHAIGLDIKQNLPDKVVLYLSSEKFIQQFVSAAKAQNKTDFGNFYQMVDVLIIDDIQFLSGKAATQDMFFHIFDHLHQNGKQIILTSDKAPADIQDIQERIVSRFKWGLSAEVKSPDFDTRKKIIVDKLHRDGIVLKDDMVDFLAGEVKSNVRELIGVINSVIAHSMISKSDLSLDLLKETINKIAANQKKTINIPYIQEVVCEYFGIQREQLLSKTRKREIALPRQLAMYFAKEYTNATFTKIGEEMGGKDHSTVMYACETIRDVSKIDKELKKYLKEIKDKIFE is encoded by the coding sequence ATGGATCAAAACTTAGGCTTGATTTGGGAGCGTTGTCTTAAATTTATGAGAGACAATTTGAGCGCTTCTGAGCATGAAGATGTAAAAAAACTAGAACACTCATTCGACTTATTGTTTGACAGAGTACAACCTGTGTCATTAATTAACCATAATCTTACATTGTTGGTTCCTTCTGACTTCTATAAAGAATATATAGAAGAAAATTACCTTTCTCTACTCTCTGCAGCTCTCAAAAAAAATATCGGAAAAGGAGTTAAATTGTGGTATTCTGTAATGGAAAATAAACCACAAGGATTAGAAAAACCCGCTACTCAAAATTATAAAGGGATTTCTGTACAAGCTCCGAAAGTTCAAGAGGTGCTTCCTACCACAGTTTCTAAAAGTTTAGTGAATCCTTTTGTAGTTCCAGGAATTAAAAAGGTAAACATAGATGCTAACCTTAACCCAAATTTATCATTTGATAATTTTGTGGAAGGGGAAAGCAATAAATTTGCATATACAGTTGCTAAAACCATTGCAAAAAGACCTGGCGCAACTTCTTTCAACCCATTATTTATTCATGGTGGAGTAGGTGTAGGAAAAACGCACTTAGCTCATGCAATTGGTTTAGATATTAAACAGAATCTTCCAGATAAAGTTGTTTTATATTTATCATCAGAAAAATTTATCCAGCAGTTTGTTTCTGCGGCCAAAGCTCAGAATAAAACAGATTTTGGTAATTTTTACCAAATGGTAGATGTTCTAATAATCGATGATATTCAGTTTCTTTCTGGTAAAGCTGCAACTCAGGATATGTTCTTCCACATTTTTGATCATTTACATCAAAACGGAAAACAAATTATCTTAACTTCTGATAAAGCTCCTGCGGATATTCAAGATATTCAAGAAAGAATTGTTTCTCGTTTTAAATGGGGATTGAGTGCAGAAGTAAAATCTCCAGATTTTGATACGAGAAAGAAAATTATCGTAGATAAACTTCACAGAGATGGTATCGTTTTAAAAGATGATATGGTAGATTTCTTGGCTGGAGAAGTAAAATCTAACGTGAGAGAACTGATTGGAGTGATTAATTCTGTGATTGCGCATTCTATGATTTCTAAATCAGATTTAAGTCTAGATTTATTAAAAGAAACCATCAATAAGATTGCGGCAAATCAAAAGAAAACCATCAATATTCCATACATTCAAGAAGTGGTTTGCGAATATTTCGGTATTCAGAGAGAGCAATTGCTGTCTAAAACCAGAAAAAGAGAAATTGCATTGCCTAGACAATTAGCGATGTATTTCGCGAAAGAATATACCAATGCTACTTTTACCAAAATTGGCGAAGAAATGGGCGGAAAAGACCATTCTACAGTAATGTATGCTTGTGAAACCATCAGAGATGTTTCTAAAATTGACAAAGAACTGAAGAAATATCTAAAAGAAATTAAAGATAAAATCTTTGAATAA
- a CDS encoding DUF962 domain-containing protein, which translates to MRKIDQLFAEYAESHQNQTNKFIHWICVPLIFFTIVGFISLIPAPHFCAPYFGCISIASIVALVLVSIFYFTLSWRISLIMLLIMLLMEHFAYAINVHFKENSLIIYLSIFVITWIFQFIGHKIEGKKPSFLKDLQFLLVGPIWLLHFILKKIGIKY; encoded by the coding sequence ATGAGAAAAATAGACCAACTTTTCGCAGAATACGCAGAAAGTCATCAAAACCAAACGAATAAATTCATTCATTGGATTTGCGTTCCTTTAATTTTCTTTACTATAGTAGGATTTATCAGTCTTATTCCTGCGCCACATTTTTGTGCACCTTATTTTGGTTGCATCAGCATTGCCAGTATTGTTGCGCTTGTTTTGGTAAGTATTTTTTACTTTACTCTTTCATGGAGAATTTCTTTAATCATGCTTTTAATAATGCTTTTAATGGAACATTTTGCGTATGCAATCAATGTACATTTTAAAGAAAATTCTTTGATTATTTATCTCTCCATTTTTGTTATCACATGGATTTTTCAGTTCATCGGTCATAAAATTGAAGGTAAAAAACCGAGTTTCTTAAAGGATTTACAGTTTTTATTGGTTGGACCAATTTGGCTTTTACATTTTATATTAAAGAAAATCGGAATAAAATATTAA
- the fsa gene encoding fructose-6-phosphate aldolase: MKFFIDTANLDQIREAQDLGILDGVTTNPSLMAKEGISGAEAIKNHYKTICEIVDGDISAEVLSTTYEEMIKEGEELAAIHPNIVVKIPMIKDGIKALKYFTDKGIKTNCTLIFSAGQALLAAKAGATYVSPFLGRLDDVSTDGLALIEEIRIIFDNYDYKTEILAASIRHSMHIINCAKIGADVVTTPLAPILSLLKHPLTDNGLAQFIADSKKMM; encoded by the coding sequence ATGAAATTTTTTATTGATACAGCTAATCTAGACCAAATTAGAGAGGCACAAGATTTAGGAATTCTAGACGGTGTTACGACCAATCCAAGTTTAATGGCGAAAGAAGGCATTTCTGGAGCTGAAGCGATTAAAAATCATTACAAAACGATTTGCGAAATCGTAGATGGTGATATTTCTGCGGAAGTTCTAAGTACTACTTACGAAGAAATGATTAAAGAAGGAGAAGAATTGGCTGCAATTCACCCAAACATCGTGGTAAAAATTCCTATGATTAAAGACGGAATTAAAGCATTAAAATATTTTACAGATAAAGGAATTAAAACCAACTGTACTTTAATTTTTTCTGCTGGACAAGCGCTTCTTGCTGCAAAAGCTGGTGCTACTTACGTTTCTCCTTTCTTAGGAAGATTAGATGATGTTTCTACAGACGGATTAGCATTAATAGAAGAAATTAGAATTATTTTTGATAACTACGATTACAAAACTGAAATTCTAGCAGCTTCTATCCGTCATTCTATGCACATTATCAACTGTGCTAAGATTGGTGCAGATGTAGTAACTACACCTCTTGCTCCGATTTTATCTTTACTAAAACACCCTTTAACTGATAATGGTTTAGCTCAATTTATTGCAGACTCTAAAAAGATGATGTAA
- a CDS encoding IS1380 family transposase has protein sequence MKFELSFTNKEITPWGGMVFLKQMLDKIGFREQIEKCESLPVSLSNNSYKKEVLLESFITSIWCGANRFLHTEITRADKALGEIFDWRKTPAQDAYKRYFGKFTQHINQQVGHYFFSWFFQNLNLNYFTLDIDSSVITRYGEQEGAKKGYNPKKKGRNSHHPIIAFVNDVKMVANFWLRSGNTSSANNFVGFLEETLLNFGDKKVGLVRLDSGFFQKDIMDYLELKTLQYIIAAKFTHPIQHLIDQQDFWIKVDEGIEICDKYYQAKNWEKPRRIVIVRQKIAQRPNAAGRILSLFPEDEIHRNYRYSAYITNQEQSATDVWRTYRNRGDAENRIKELKADFGAESFNLKGFFPTEAALIFSMIAYNLMSIFRLFVLQEKTQKTLSTLRYRTFAIGAYFEKVGDTLKLKIALTKKRRKWFVGIWDYPIDLSQKISTA, from the coding sequence ATGAAATTCGAGCTATCCTTTACCAATAAAGAGATTACGCCTTGGGGAGGCATGGTGTTTTTAAAGCAAATGTTGGACAAAATCGGCTTTAGAGAGCAAATTGAAAAATGCGAATCTTTACCTGTGTCACTTTCCAATAATTCTTATAAAAAAGAAGTTTTGCTTGAATCTTTTATTACGAGTATTTGGTGTGGTGCCAATCGTTTTTTGCACACAGAAATTACCCGTGCAGATAAGGCTCTTGGGGAAATATTTGACTGGCGAAAGACCCCTGCTCAGGACGCATATAAACGCTATTTTGGCAAGTTTACACAACACATCAACCAGCAAGTTGGGCATTATTTTTTCAGTTGGTTTTTTCAGAATTTGAACCTCAATTATTTTACGTTAGACATTGATTCATCTGTAATTACTCGATACGGAGAGCAAGAGGGAGCAAAAAAAGGCTACAATCCTAAGAAAAAAGGAAGAAACAGCCATCATCCTATCATTGCATTTGTGAACGATGTAAAGATGGTCGCTAATTTTTGGCTCAGGAGCGGCAATACTTCTTCGGCAAATAATTTTGTAGGATTTTTAGAAGAAACACTCTTAAATTTTGGGGATAAGAAAGTAGGATTAGTTCGTTTGGATAGTGGTTTTTTCCAGAAAGACATTATGGATTATCTTGAATTAAAAACACTCCAATACATCATCGCTGCAAAATTTACTCACCCCATTCAACACTTGATAGACCAGCAAGATTTTTGGATAAAAGTTGATGAGGGCATCGAAATTTGCGACAAATATTATCAAGCAAAAAACTGGGAAAAGCCAAGAAGGATAGTCATTGTAAGGCAAAAAATAGCACAACGGCCGAATGCGGCAGGCCGAATATTAAGCCTGTTTCCGGAAGATGAAATCCATAGAAATTATCGCTATTCAGCCTATATTACCAACCAAGAACAATCGGCAACAGATGTTTGGAGAACGTACCGAAACAGAGGCGATGCAGAGAATCGAATCAAGGAATTAAAGGCAGATTTTGGAGCCGAAAGTTTTAACCTTAAAGGCTTTTTCCCTACAGAAGCTGCACTTATATTTTCGATGATTGCTTATAATCTGATGTCAATTTTCAGACTGTTTGTTCTTCAGGAAAAAACGCAGAAAACATTATCTACACTACGATATAGAACCTTTGCTATTGGAGCTTATTTTGAAAAAGTAGGTGACACACTCAAACTGAAGATTGCACTCACCAAAAAACGCAGAAAATGGTTCGTCGGAATTTGGGATTACCCCATAGACTTATCTCAAAAAATTTCAACTGCGTGA
- a CDS encoding low molecular weight protein-tyrosine-phosphatase, giving the protein MKILMVCLGNICRSPLAEGILRSKISEKHTVASAGTISFHQGSPPDKRSTKTAQEHGVDISHQRANYFTEKHLEDFDKIFCMDLKNLEDVLSKAKSEEQRNKVSLIMEEAGVLSDGKIEVPDPYYGDMSDFEKVYQMLDQACEAIAEKYNLK; this is encoded by the coding sequence ATGAAAATTTTAATGGTTTGCCTCGGAAATATATGCAGAAGTCCATTAGCAGAAGGAATTTTGCGTTCTAAAATTTCAGAAAAACATACGGTTGCAAGTGCAGGAACAATTTCTTTTCATCAAGGTTCACCTCCTGACAAACGTTCTACCAAAACTGCCCAAGAACATGGCGTAGATATTTCTCATCAAAGAGCTAATTACTTCACCGAAAAGCATTTAGAAGACTTTGATAAGATTTTCTGCATGGATTTAAAAAATTTAGAAGATGTATTGTCAAAAGCCAAATCTGAAGAACAGAGAAATAAAGTTTCCTTGATTATGGAAGAAGCTGGCGTTTTATCTGATGGAAAAATAGAAGTTCCAGATCCGTATTATGGCGATATGAGTGATTTCGAAAAGGTATATCAAATGTTAGATCAAGCTTGTGAAGCGATTGCTGAAAAGTACAACTTGAAGTAA
- a CDS encoding GLPGLI family protein, with amino-acid sequence MKKLLFTFLLISAFFSAQNRFIYDYKFVTDSTNNADVKSELMYLDISEKGSKFYSREVYVSDSIMTAAFEKQIKATGSMNVDMKAMSMRKGSVRYKIHKNYPSFETYSLTRSGMDAYKVWDKRKIQWKILPEKQKIGEFEAQKAVTEFAGRKWTAWFTEELPFQDGPYKFRGLPGLIVKLEDATQSHVFELKAVGKYKEEIQKVSEFVGNDKYIEVNQEQYKKIFLEDRNDPAKSMKMAMANVAVLQFRDQSGNEISASEMIKRREQQVKENNKRDNNLLELDLLQ; translated from the coding sequence ATGAAAAAATTACTTTTTACTTTTTTATTGATTTCAGCATTCTTTTCGGCGCAGAATAGATTTATCTATGATTATAAATTTGTGACGGATTCTACCAACAATGCGGATGTGAAATCAGAACTTATGTATCTTGATATTTCGGAGAAAGGCTCTAAGTTTTACAGTAGAGAAGTTTATGTTTCGGATTCTATCATGACGGCTGCTTTTGAGAAGCAAATAAAAGCAACGGGAAGCATGAATGTAGATATGAAAGCCATGTCTATGAGAAAAGGAAGTGTACGCTATAAAATTCATAAGAATTATCCTTCTTTCGAAACGTATTCATTAACCAGAAGCGGAATGGATGCTTATAAAGTTTGGGACAAAAGAAAAATTCAATGGAAAATTCTTCCAGAAAAACAAAAAATAGGAGAGTTCGAGGCTCAAAAAGCGGTTACAGAATTTGCAGGAAGAAAATGGACGGCTTGGTTCACCGAGGAATTGCCTTTTCAAGACGGACCATATAAATTTAGAGGATTACCAGGATTGATTGTGAAGCTGGAAGATGCTACTCAATCTCACGTTTTTGAGCTAAAAGCAGTAGGGAAATATAAGGAGGAAATTCAAAAAGTTTCTGAATTTGTTGGCAATGATAAATATATAGAAGTTAATCAAGAACAGTACAAAAAAATATTTCTAGAAGACCGAAATGATCCAGCAAAATCTATGAAAATGGCGATGGCAAATGTAGCCGTTCTTCAGTTTAGAGACCAAAGCGGAAACGAAATTTCTGCATCGGAAATGATTAAAAGAAGGGAACAACAAGTCAAAGAAAATAATAAGCGAGACAATAATCTTTTAGAGTTAGACTTGCTTCAATAA